TGAGTAGCAGCCATGAGCTCCCTCCGGTTATAAAGCGAGGTAGAAATAAGAAAAGATACGCTTAACGTAACCATTCCGCCTAAGGCAGTGTGGCCGGTGCAGAGGCACCGTTGGCAAAGGATGGTGAAGGAATGACTTTATATATCCCCGGCACCAGACAACGCTGACGGGTTATTTTTGAGCGTGATGACGGACGTTGGCAATCAATAATCACGGCCAGACTAAAATAGAGCTCGAATAGCGAAGTAACCGTTTCCGGCCGCTATCTCAAGAAAATAAATAGGCGATTTTTATTCATAATTAATCAGTGGCGGTAACATCTAACCCGATAGGAAATCACTCCAGGGTTTTGATTACTGAATAGGTAGCGAGCCGGTTTCCCGGCCCGCTACCCGTACGTTAATAACGCACGCAGACAGATTTGGTTTCGCAGAACCCATCCAGCCAGTCGGGGCCAAAGTCGCGGCCAGTACCGGACTGTTTCATGCCGCCAAATGGCAGGTTGGCATCAATTAGCGTATGGCTGTTGATCCACACGGTTCCTGCCTGGAGCCGGTTGCTGTAGTCCAGGCCGCGGCCCAGATCGCGCGTCCAGACGCTGGCGGTCAGCCCGTAGTCGGAGTCATTCGCCAGACGCAGAGCCGTTTCCCCGTCTTCCACCCGAATCAGGTTAACTACCGGGCCGAATACCTCTTCGCGATACAGAGCCAGCGATTCATCGGGATTGATAACCAGAGTCGGAGCAATGTAATAGCCGCCATTGCCCGGTCCGGCATCGCCGCCAATCAGCTCTGCCCCGCCGCGCCGCGCATCGTCCAGAAAACCGTTCACTTTCTGCTGATGAGCTTTAGAGACCAGCGGGTTTATCTGGAAACTTGGGTCCATACCCGCCCCAACCCGCAGGGATTTTACCGCGCCTTCAAAATCCCCGGCCAGGCGGTCAAACAGTGGCGCTTCAATATAGATGCGCGAACTGGCCGCGCACACCTGGCCCTGATTGAGGAAGCTGCCCGTCATTAGCCCTTCCACCACCTGTGCCGGATCGGCATCTTTCAGCACGATTGCCGGGTTTTTACCACCCAGCTCAAGGGTCACTCGAGTCAGCGTATCCGCCGCGCTGCGAGCAATGGCTTTACCGGTCTGGGTAGAGCCGGTGAAGCTCACTTTTGCCACTTTAGGATGAGTAGACAGCGCCGCGCCGCTAACCGCGCCGTTGCCAGTCACTACATTGAGGACACCATCGGGAATGCCCGCTTCGCTTGCCAGCTCGGCAATACGCAGCAGGGTGAGCGGCGTGGTTTCCGAGGGTTTAATCACAATAGTGCAACCCGCCGCCAGCGCAGGCATGATTTTCCACATACCAATCATTAGCGGGAAGTTCCACGGGACGATACCAGCTACCACCCCTACCGGCTCTTTTCGCGTCCAGGCCTGGTAGCGCGCCCCTTCCGGCATTGGAATAGAGACATCCAGCGTGCGGCCGCTGATTTTGGTGGTCAGCCCGGCGGTATAGCGCATCCAGTTAAGGGTACATCCCAGTTCAAAGGCGCGGGAAATAGCAATGGATTTGCCCTGCTCCAGGGTTTCCAGCTGAGCCAGCTGTTCCTGATTTGCTTCCACCAGGTCGGCAAAACGCAGCAGGATCCGTTCACGCACGGCGGGAAGCATTTGCGACCAGACGCCTGAGGTAAAAGCGCGCCACGCGGACATAACCGCCCGGTCAACATCGCTGGCGCTGGCATCGGCAGTGCTGGAGATGGCCTGCCCGTCGGCAGGGTTATAAACGGTCAGCCGCGCGTTCTGGTCGGACTCGCTCCAACGGCCATCAATATATAGTCCGTGCTGGCGGCCCAAAAACTGGCGTACGCTTTCCAGCACATTCACCTGAGTTGCGGACATAGTGTCTCCTTATGGCACAGGGAATTCATCGCATTGAGTCTAAGACAGGCCGCACAGTCGCGCTTGCGTCTGTCTGACAATCAGTTTGTTTCCTGTGACAACCTGCGCAATATCCGCCAATGATTAGCAATATCTCTCGCGTTGCGAGAGCCCTTTCTTATAGTCTGCGCTTACATCTGGAGACCATATAACATTAATGCAACAATACCGGATGTCAGATAACGGAGGCAGCGATGGCGGGGCAACAAAGTCTTGATAACTGGCTGACACAGGTAAATCGAGTGTGCGGAAAGTTCCGCGCCCGGACGCTCGGCGATTGCTTCCAGGGCGCTATCGACGAGTTTCACGCCAATGCAATGAAACTCAGTACCGTGACGGTTTCTCAGGCCTGCCTGTATCGCACCAGTAAAGAGATAGCCCAAAGCGACGATGCCTGGTTCTATACGGTTTTCCAGCTGGATGGCGAAGCTTTTATGGAGCAGGATGGCCGCCAGGCCAGGCTCCAGGCGGGTGATATCACGCTGATTGACGCTTCGCGGCCCAGTACCTTCAGCTGGCGTCAGGAGTCGCGTCAAATCTCGCTGTTATTACCGCGCCGCCAGCTAGAACAAAGCATGCAGTTCGCGCCGATACCCTGCGCTACGGCGCTGCCTGCCACGCTGCCTATGGTGAAGTTAAGCCATAATCTGCTGCGGGAAAGTATGGGGGAAGGACCAATGAGCGCTCAGGAGAGCGAGGCGGCAATGGCAGCAATCGGTGCGCTGCTGCGCCCGTTGCTTCAGGGCGGTGAGCCAGCCGTGAGTAAACGCGATCGCCAGTTTGATGCGGTGCTGGCCTTTATTGATGAACAGATTCAGTCCAGC
This genomic interval from Salmonella enterica subsp. enterica serovar Choleraesuis contains the following:
- the feaB gene encoding phenylacetaldehyde dehydrogenase; this encodes MSATQVNVLESVRQFLGRQHGLYIDGRWSESDQNARLTVYNPADGQAISSTADASASDVDRAVMSAWRAFTSGVWSQMLPAVRERILLRFADLVEANQEQLAQLETLEQGKSIAISRAFELGCTLNWMRYTAGLTTKISGRTLDVSIPMPEGARYQAWTRKEPVGVVAGIVPWNFPLMIGMWKIMPALAAGCTIVIKPSETTPLTLLRIAELASEAGIPDGVLNVVTGNGAVSGAALSTHPKVAKVSFTGSTQTGKAIARSAADTLTRVTLELGGKNPAIVLKDADPAQVVEGLMTGSFLNQGQVCAASSRIYIEAPLFDRLAGDFEGAVKSLRVGAGMDPSFQINPLVSKAHQQKVNGFLDDARRGGAELIGGDAGPGNGGYYIAPTLVINPDESLALYREEVFGPVVNLIRVEDGETALRLANDSDYGLTASVWTRDLGRGLDYSNRLQAGTVWINSHTLIDANLPFGGMKQSGTGRDFGPDWLDGFCETKSVCVRY
- a CDS encoding transcriptional regulator FeaR, producing the protein MAGQQSLDNWLTQVNRVCGKFRARTLGDCFQGAIDEFHANAMKLSTVTVSQACLYRTSKEIAQSDDAWFYTVFQLDGEAFMEQDGRQARLQAGDITLIDASRPSTFSWRQESRQISLLLPRRQLEQSMQFAPIPCATALPATLPMVKLSHNLLRESMGEGPMSAQESEAAMAAIGALLRPLLQGGEPAVSKRDRQFDAVLAFIDEQIQSSELRPEWIAGQNNLSVRSLYRMFAARGLVVAQYIKNRRLDLCAEALRSPANQEKLAGIGLNWGFADHSHFSTAFKQRFGVSPSAWRKRYL